A window of the Desulforapulum autotrophicum HRM2 genome harbors these coding sequences:
- a CDS encoding sigma-54-dependent transcriptional regulator, producing the protein MASAVPKILVVDDELSMREFLEVLLVQEGYDVSLANNGKQAVALIEKHSFDLVLSDIRLGDLTGLDVLRAAKKKDSETVVVLISAYSTTEIAVEAMNEGAFDFVPKPFDNSELKATLGKALELKLSGDKKTSPSTQPEIHLHFGKIIGNSPGMMRIYDMINQVAKTKTNVLISGESGTGKELIARAIHDMSDRCDHPFVVVNCGGIPETLIESEFFGHVKGAFTGAVAEKKGLFEAAHTGTIFLDEIGELPPMLQVKLLRAVQETVVKPVGGTREITVDVRIISATNKRLEEEVIDGNFREDLFFRLNVIPLKVPPLRDRKGDVQLLANFFTEKYARTMGKDISKLSSYAIDFLNKYSFPGNVRELENLIERSVALSSTNIILPESLSISMHKKRRWIEGIKGCRYDLDDVAQGVDLDKILLTIEDAYLKKAMELAGGYKNKAAELLGLSLRSIRYRLSKQEEGEEK; encoded by the coding sequence GTGGCTTCTGCAGTTCCAAAAATTTTGGTGGTTGACGATGAGTTGAGCATGCGCGAGTTTCTGGAGGTGCTCCTGGTCCAGGAGGGGTATGATGTCAGCTTAGCAAACAACGGCAAGCAAGCCGTCGCCTTGATTGAAAAACACAGTTTTGACCTTGTTCTGTCCGACATCCGACTGGGGGATCTCACCGGGCTGGATGTGTTACGGGCCGCCAAAAAAAAAGATTCTGAAACTGTTGTGGTTCTTATCTCCGCCTATTCCACCACGGAGATAGCAGTCGAAGCCATGAACGAAGGCGCCTTTGATTTTGTTCCCAAGCCCTTTGACAACTCAGAGCTTAAAGCCACCCTTGGAAAGGCCCTGGAGTTAAAACTGTCGGGGGACAAAAAAACATCCCCTTCCACCCAACCTGAAATACACCTTCACTTTGGCAAGATCATCGGAAACAGCCCCGGCATGATGCGCATTTACGACATGATCAACCAGGTGGCAAAAACCAAAACCAACGTTCTGATTTCAGGGGAGAGTGGAACAGGTAAGGAGCTCATTGCAAGGGCCATCCACGACATGAGCGACCGTTGTGACCATCCCTTTGTGGTGGTCAACTGCGGTGGTATTCCAGAGACCCTGATTGAAAGCGAATTCTTCGGCCATGTCAAGGGCGCGTTCACAGGGGCTGTGGCGGAAAAAAAAGGCCTGTTTGAGGCGGCCCATACGGGAACTATTTTCCTTGATGAAATTGGGGAATTACCCCCCATGCTCCAGGTAAAGCTGCTCAGGGCGGTTCAGGAGACGGTTGTGAAACCCGTTGGGGGCACCCGGGAGATCACCGTTGACGTCAGGATCATTTCAGCCACCAACAAACGGCTGGAAGAGGAGGTGATTGACGGCAATTTCAGGGAGGATCTGTTTTTTCGCCTCAACGTGATTCCCCTCAAGGTACCGCCCCTGCGGGACAGAAAGGGTGATGTTCAACTCCTGGCCAATTTCTTCACGGAAAAGTACGCCAGAACAATGGGCAAGGATATCTCAAAGCTTTCGTCCTATGCCATTGATTTTTTGAACAAGTACAGCTTTCCCGGCAATGTCAGGGAACTTGAAAATTTGATCGAACGAAGTGTGGCCCTTTCTTCCACCAACATCATCCTGCCAGAGAGTCTTTCCATTTCCATGCACAAAAAACGACGATGGATCGAAGGCATCAAAGGGTGCCGGTACGACCTTGATGATGTGGCCCAGGGGGTTGATCTTGACAAGATTCTCCTGACCATTGAGGATGCCTATCTTAAAAAAGCCATGGAACTTGCCGGTGGATACAAGAACAAGGCGGCAGAGCTTTTGGGGCTGAGCCTCAGATCCATCCGGTATCGGTTGAGCAAGCAGGAGGAGGGGGAAGAAAAATAA
- a CDS encoding dihydroorotase yields the protein MLIRFKGAHIVDPGNINEQKDLLVKDGLVHALLDPGAADPEPGIDTVDVTGMLLVPGLIDLHVHLREPGHEYKETIQTGLMAAAKGGFTAVCPMPNTSPVNDNAQVTRFILDRAKAAGLSRVYPVGAITLGLKGETLAEYGEMKQAGMVAITDDGRPVENARVMRRAMEYATGLGLPVMSHSEDLSLARDGAMNEGSFATRIGIKGIPNAAESIMVMREIAIAELTHARVHIAHVSCEESVDAIRHGKQRGVQVTCETAPHYFTLTDKAVGDYDTHAKMNPPLRSEADRLAVIKGLQDGTIDCIATDHAPHSPLEKAVEFDQAAFGIIGLETSLVLSLKLVQDELLSMETLVEKMSRNPARFLGLDNRLIPGNPADITVIDPDRVHVIDPETFVSKSRNTPFAGIEVKGEVLLTMVEGRIIYQREI from the coding sequence ATGCTGATACGATTTAAGGGTGCACACATTGTTGATCCTGGTAATATAAATGAGCAAAAGGATCTCCTGGTAAAGGATGGGCTCGTCCATGCCCTTCTGGACCCCGGGGCCGCGGATCCAGAACCCGGGATTGACACCGTGGATGTCACAGGGATGTTACTTGTTCCCGGTCTGATTGATCTTCATGTTCACCTGAGAGAACCCGGCCACGAGTACAAGGAGACCATTCAAACGGGTCTCATGGCTGCCGCAAAGGGCGGGTTTACGGCAGTATGTCCCATGCCCAACACATCCCCTGTGAACGACAATGCCCAGGTGACACGGTTTATCCTGGACCGGGCAAAGGCGGCTGGTCTCAGCCGGGTCTATCCAGTGGGAGCCATCACCCTTGGACTTAAGGGCGAAACCCTTGCCGAGTATGGGGAGATGAAACAGGCGGGCATGGTCGCCATCACCGACGATGGACGACCCGTTGAAAATGCAAGGGTGATGCGCCGGGCCATGGAGTATGCCACAGGCCTTGGCCTTCCCGTGATGTCCCATTCAGAGGATCTTTCCCTTGCACGGGACGGGGCCATGAACGAGGGAAGCTTTGCCACAAGGATCGGCATCAAGGGCATCCCCAATGCTGCCGAAAGTATCATGGTCATGCGGGAGATTGCCATTGCAGAACTCACCCATGCCCGGGTACACATCGCCCATGTGAGCTGTGAAGAGTCGGTGGATGCCATCCGCCACGGCAAACAACGGGGGGTCCAGGTGACCTGCGAGACAGCTCCCCACTATTTCACCCTTACGGACAAGGCTGTGGGTGATTACGACACCCATGCCAAGATGAATCCGCCCTTGAGAAGTGAGGCGGACAGGCTTGCCGTCATCAAAGGCTTGCAGGACGGCACCATTGACTGCATCGCAACGGACCACGCCCCCCACTCTCCCCTTGAAAAAGCGGTTGAGTTTGACCAGGCAGCCTTTGGCATCATTGGTCTTGAGACGTCCCTTGTGCTCTCGTTAAAGCTTGTGCAGGATGAACTCCTCTCCATGGAAACCCTGGTGGAAAAGATGTCCAGAAATCCGGCCCGTTTTCTTGGCCTCGACAACCGGTTGATCCCTGGTAACCCTGCCGACATCACAGTTATTGACCCTGACAGGGTACACGTTATTGATCCTGAAACCTTTGTCTCAAAGAGTCGAAACACGCCGTTTGCCGGTATTGAGGTCAAGGGAGAGGTCTTGCTCACCATGGTTGAAGGGAGAATCATTTACCAGAGGGAGATTTAG
- a CDS encoding aspartate carbamoyltransferase catalytic subunit — MRFEHKDILDMESLSVQDITMILDTAEGMKEISKRPVKKVPTLRGKTIVLLFQEPSTRTKSSFDIAAKRLSADSISLSKSTSSIVKGETLIDTARNLEAMNPDIIVLRHPSSGAPHLIAKHVNASVINAGDGIHAHPSQTLLDLMSVREKKGELQGLNISIVGDISHSRVARSNITGFTKMGANVTISAPATMIPRGIEALGCKVAPDMDSCIENADVIIMLRIQKERQENILFPTEREYAALFGLNAQRLKLAKPDVIVMHPGPLNRGVEISNQVADGRNSVILDQVTNGVAVRMALFYLVAGGSRNADTI, encoded by the coding sequence ATGCGTTTTGAACATAAAGACATCCTTGATATGGAATCCCTGTCGGTCCAGGATATAACCATGATTCTGGACACGGCCGAAGGAATGAAGGAAATTTCAAAAAGACCGGTTAAAAAGGTGCCGACCCTCAGGGGCAAGACCATTGTTCTCCTGTTCCAGGAACCCAGTACCCGGACAAAAAGCTCGTTTGACATTGCGGCCAAAAGGCTCAGTGCCGACTCAATCTCCCTGTCCAAAAGTACCAGCAGTATTGTCAAGGGTGAAACCCTGATCGATACGGCCAGGAACCTGGAGGCCATGAATCCGGATATCATTGTTCTTCGCCATCCGTCATCCGGAGCTCCCCATCTGATTGCAAAGCATGTAAATGCATCGGTCATCAACGCCGGAGACGGCATCCATGCCCATCCCTCCCAGACGCTTCTTGACCTCATGAGCGTGAGGGAGAAAAAGGGGGAGTTACAAGGCCTTAACATTTCCATTGTGGGGGATATCAGTCATTCCAGGGTGGCCCGGTCCAACATCACAGGTTTTACCAAGATGGGGGCCAACGTCACGATTTCGGCACCGGCAACCATGATTCCAAGGGGGATTGAGGCCCTTGGCTGCAAGGTTGCCCCGGACATGGACTCCTGCATTGAAAATGCCGATGTCATTATTATGCTGCGCATTCAGAAGGAGCGACAGGAGAACATTCTCTTTCCAACGGAACGCGAATATGCGGCCCTGTTCGGGCTCAATGCCCAACGGCTCAAGCTGGCAAAACCGGATGTGATTGTCATGCATCCCGGCCCTTTGAACCGGGGCGTTGAGATTTCAAACCAGGTGGCCGACGGCAGGAACTCTGTTATTTTAGACCAGGTGACAAACGGTGTGGCCGTAAGAATGGCCCTGTTTTACCTGGTTGCAGGAGGTAGTCGAAATGCTGATACGATTTAA
- the lepB gene encoding signal peptidase I, with amino-acid sequence MSIEKKKSSLRENLEAIIIAVILALFIRTFIVQAFKIPSGSMKNTLLIGDHILVNKFIYGIKIPFTDKTLVHITDPERKDIVVFKYPEDPKKDFIKRVIGVAGDTVEIKNKQLYVNDVLQENETYAIHKDPRIIPVQFTVRDNFGPVTVPAHSLFVMGDNRDNSHDSRFWGFVDLKAVRGKAFVIYWSWNKEAFGVRWNRLGDILR; translated from the coding sequence ATGAGTATTGAGAAAAAAAAGAGCAGTCTGCGTGAAAATCTGGAAGCCATCATTATCGCCGTGATCCTGGCCCTGTTCATCAGAACCTTTATTGTCCAGGCGTTCAAGATTCCTTCTGGATCCATGAAAAATACCCTCCTCATTGGAGACCATATCCTTGTCAACAAGTTTATTTATGGGATAAAGATTCCCTTTACCGACAAGACCCTTGTTCACATCACAGATCCTGAGAGAAAAGATATTGTTGTCTTCAAGTATCCGGAAGACCCGAAAAAGGATTTTATCAAACGGGTCATCGGCGTTGCCGGAGACACGGTTGAGATAAAAAACAAGCAGCTCTATGTGAATGATGTACTCCAGGAAAACGAAACCTACGCCATCCACAAGGATCCCCGGATCATTCCGGTTCAATTTACAGTACGGGACAACTTTGGGCCGGTCACCGTTCCTGCCCATTCGCTTTTCGTCATGGGCGATAACCGTGATAACAGCCATGATTCAAGGTTCTGGGGTTTTGTGGATCTAAAGGCCGTTCGGGGAAAGGCGTTTGTCATTTACTGGTCGTGGAACAAGGAAGCCTTCGGGGTCCGCTGGAACCGACTTGGAGATATTTTAAGATAG
- a CDS encoding homocysteine biosynthesis protein has translation MGDYKINKTYQEINERIRNGKAVVVTAEEIIDIVKNEGPVEAARAVDVVTTGTFAPMCSSGAFINIGQSKPLIRTTETWFNKVAAYSGLAAVDCYLGATQTSEDDPLNKLHPGEFNYGGGHVIQDLVAGKEIELVAKSYGTDCYPNRKIEKIVTFNDLPSATLCNPRNGYQNYNCAINRSNKIKYTYMGTLKPDMGNASYSTAGALSPLFNDPYLKTIGLGTRVFLGGGQGFVTWQGTQHKTAVDRTPNGVPVTPAATLCLMGDLKQMSPEWLVGQSLRGYGVSLSVGLGIPIPILNEEMVKFTAVSDDEIFTQVVDYGHDYPLGISKSYGQVSYAELKSGTIMIQGRNIQTVPLSSMVRARKIAAMLKRWIQKGEFFLGEPQYLFNK, from the coding sequence ATGGGTGATTATAAAATCAACAAGACCTATCAAGAGATCAACGAGCGGATCAGAAATGGCAAGGCTGTTGTTGTAACAGCCGAAGAGATTATAGACATAGTGAAAAATGAGGGTCCTGTCGAGGCGGCAAGGGCCGTTGATGTGGTCACCACAGGTACCTTTGCACCCATGTGCTCTTCGGGTGCATTTATCAATATCGGCCAGTCAAAGCCCCTTATTCGAACGACTGAAACCTGGTTCAACAAGGTGGCGGCCTACTCGGGTCTGGCAGCGGTTGACTGTTATCTTGGCGCCACCCAGACATCCGAGGATGATCCGTTAAACAAGCTTCACCCGGGTGAGTTCAACTATGGTGGCGGCCATGTGATCCAGGACCTTGTGGCGGGAAAAGAGATCGAGCTTGTGGCAAAGAGCTATGGAACGGATTGCTATCCCAATCGGAAAATTGAAAAGATTGTGACCTTTAATGATCTTCCCAGCGCAACGCTTTGCAATCCGAGGAACGGTTACCAGAACTATAACTGTGCCATAAACCGTTCCAACAAAATCAAGTACACCTATATGGGCACCCTTAAGCCCGACATGGGCAATGCCAGCTATTCCACCGCCGGGGCCTTAAGTCCCTTGTTCAATGATCCTTATCTCAAGACCATCGGACTTGGAACGAGAGTCTTTCTCGGGGGCGGCCAGGGGTTTGTCACCTGGCAGGGGACCCAGCATAAAACAGCCGTGGACCGGACCCCGAATGGGGTTCCAGTGACACCCGCTGCAACCCTCTGTCTCATGGGAGATCTTAAACAGATGTCACCCGAATGGCTGGTGGGTCAGAGCCTCCGGGGGTATGGGGTCTCTTTGTCCGTGGGACTTGGCATTCCCATTCCCATCCTCAACGAGGAGATGGTCAAATTTACGGCAGTGTCTGACGATGAAATTTTTACCCAGGTGGTGGATTATGGTCATGACTATCCCCTGGGAATTTCAAAGAGCTACGGCCAGGTAAGCTATGCAGAACTCAAGAGCGGAACCATCATGATCCAGGGCCGAAATATTCAGACCGTGCCCCTGTCGAGTATGGTCCGGGCAAGGAAAATAGCTGCCATGCTCAAGCGCTGGATCCAAAAGGGCGAATTTTTTCTGGGCGAACCCCAGTATCTTTTTAATAAATAA
- a CDS encoding M23 family metallopeptidase, with protein MKKLLFITFILVVVLPLGWFFFSEFEGRAPVVEVALPSPYLKQDYTVSLRARDVGTGLRHLNVALVQAGKEVTLLDKHFQPLGYQGLFMGSQVLDQAVEVPVAFKKFGMQDGEAVLKIIVSDYSWRGWNRGNTVTVERTVTIDTRPPRIEVLTTKHNVTRGGVGLIVYRLFEDNITSGVVVGDNFFPGHPGMFKDKNVFAAFFALSFEQGPGTEMKVKAEDLAGNVSRRGFFHYIRDRKFKTDTLNISQGFLAEKIPEFDVDISGTTFDSTENPLLAKYLYINTVVRKGNVKTVLEPVKATENTLFWKNAFLRLPGSANRANFADHRIYKFNGKEIDRQIHMGIDLASVSRAPVPAANNGRILATEHVGIFGNTVLIDHGFGLTTLYAHLSAISVSKGDIVKRGDIIGKTGETGLAGGDHLHFGVAVNNVFVNPVEWWDTTWIKNNIEYNIKGVETQLK; from the coding sequence GTGAAAAAGCTTTTGTTTATTACCTTTATTTTGGTGGTTGTCCTGCCTTTGGGATGGTTCTTTTTCAGCGAATTTGAGGGCAGGGCGCCGGTTGTTGAGGTGGCGCTTCCTTCGCCCTACTTAAAACAGGATTATACTGTTTCTCTCAGGGCTCGAGATGTCGGAACCGGTCTTCGCCATTTAAATGTGGCGCTTGTTCAAGCGGGCAAGGAAGTGACCCTTTTAGATAAGCATTTTCAACCCCTTGGTTACCAGGGGCTTTTCATGGGTTCCCAGGTGCTTGACCAGGCTGTTGAAGTGCCTGTGGCGTTTAAAAAGTTCGGGATGCAGGATGGTGAAGCTGTTTTAAAGATAATTGTCTCCGATTACTCCTGGCGGGGTTGGAATAGGGGCAATACCGTGACTGTCGAACGAACGGTGACCATTGATACCCGACCTCCCCGGATTGAGGTTTTGACCACCAAACACAATGTGACCCGGGGTGGAGTAGGGCTCATTGTGTACAGGCTTTTTGAAGACAACATTACCAGTGGCGTGGTGGTAGGGGATAATTTTTTTCCGGGCCACCCCGGTATGTTCAAGGATAAGAATGTTTTTGCCGCCTTTTTTGCCCTAAGTTTTGAGCAGGGGCCGGGGACAGAGATGAAAGTCAAGGCCGAGGATCTTGCCGGAAATGTTTCCAGGCGGGGGTTCTTTCACTACATTCGGGACCGGAAGTTTAAGACCGATACGTTGAATATTTCCCAGGGTTTTTTAGCCGAAAAGATACCCGAGTTTGACGTTGACATCAGTGGTACGACCTTTGACTCAACTGAAAATCCCCTGCTTGCAAAATATCTCTACATCAATACGGTGGTAAGAAAAGGAAACGTTAAAACCGTGCTTGAACCGGTAAAGGCAACTGAGAATACGCTCTTCTGGAAGAATGCGTTTTTACGGCTGCCAGGGTCTGCCAATCGGGCAAATTTTGCCGATCACAGAATTTACAAGTTCAATGGCAAGGAGATTGACAGGCAGATTCACATGGGTATTGATCTTGCCTCGGTTTCAAGGGCACCTGTCCCTGCTGCCAACAATGGACGAATCCTTGCAACTGAACATGTGGGGATTTTCGGCAATACCGTTCTCATTGACCATGGATTCGGACTCACCACCCTGTATGCCCATTTAAGTGCTATTTCAGTATCCAAGGGGGATATAGTCAAAAGGGGCGATATCATTGGAAAGACGGGGGAAACAGGCCTTGCCGGCGGAGATCATCTTCATTTTGGCGTAGCCGTCAACAACGTGTTTGTAAATCCTGTGGAATGGTGGGATACTACCTGGATCAAAAACAATATTGAGTACAACATAAAAGGGGTTGAAACCCAGTTGAAATAA
- the kdsA gene encoding 3-deoxy-8-phosphooctulonate synthase, translating into MDTFFSTQTPAAGDSFLLIAGPCVIEDYDTTFHTASQLKKITDGLGIPFIFKSSFDKANRSSIDSYRGPGFEKGLEILAAIKQQLGVKIISDIHLPEQAGPAAKVLDVLQIPAFLCRQTDLITAAARTGKPLNIKKGQFLAPLECRNIIKKAQAAGCTRLSITERGSSFGYNNLVVDFRAIDIIRSLGVPVVFDATHSVQLPGGAGTTSAGDRKFAPTLARAAIAAGADGLFIETHPDPDRALCDGPNSVPLAQMQSFLEPLIAIRTVVAPLIQAS; encoded by the coding sequence ATGGACACCTTTTTTTCCACCCAGACACCCGCTGCCGGCGATTCATTTCTTCTCATTGCAGGCCCCTGCGTTATCGAAGATTATGACACCACCTTTCATACGGCAAGCCAACTTAAAAAGATAACCGATGGGCTGGGTATCCCCTTTATCTTTAAATCATCCTTTGACAAGGCCAACCGGAGTTCCATCGACTCATACCGGGGGCCTGGATTTGAAAAGGGCCTTGAGATCCTGGCAGCCATCAAGCAACAACTTGGCGTAAAGATCATTTCCGACATCCACCTGCCCGAACAGGCAGGGCCTGCTGCAAAGGTCCTTGACGTACTTCAGATCCCTGCATTTTTATGCCGTCAGACAGACCTCATCACTGCTGCGGCCCGAACGGGAAAACCGTTGAACATCAAAAAAGGTCAATTCCTGGCACCCCTGGAATGCCGCAATATCATCAAAAAAGCCCAAGCAGCTGGATGCACCCGGTTAAGCATTACTGAAAGGGGATCAAGCTTTGGATACAACAACCTGGTGGTGGACTTCAGGGCCATTGACATCATCAGAAGCCTCGGTGTACCGGTTGTCTTTGATGCAACCCACAGCGTACAGCTCCCGGGGGGCGCTGGAACCACCTCTGCAGGGGATCGAAAATTTGCCCCCACCCTGGCCCGGGCCGCCATTGCAGCTGGTGCCGACGGACTTTTCATTGAGACCCATCCCGACCCTGACCGGGCACTTTGTGATGGACCCAACTCCGTCCCCCTTGCTCAGATGCAGTCGTTTCTTGAACCCCTTATTGCCATCCGAACCGTGGTGGCCCCCCTGATCCAGGCATCCTGA
- a CDS encoding KdsC family phosphatase: protein MNVETHPSLEAQLKQIKLLLLDVDGVLTDGAITYTDQGDEIKRFSVKDGLGLRLLMDAGIRVGIITGRKSQALTARCNNLGINLLYDGIKNKVTALETILDTTGFNASETAFAGDDLPDICVMARVGLAIAVADATDEVKQAAHLVTRKNGGGGAVREVCELILKTRGEWNDIINRFSR, encoded by the coding sequence ATGAACGTTGAAACACACCCCAGTCTTGAAGCCCAACTAAAACAGATCAAGCTGCTGCTCCTGGACGTGGACGGCGTCCTGACCGACGGTGCCATTACCTACACGGACCAGGGCGATGAGATAAAACGGTTCAGCGTAAAGGATGGACTTGGCCTGCGGCTTCTCATGGATGCCGGCATCAGGGTGGGAATCATCACGGGCCGAAAATCCCAGGCCCTTACTGCAAGGTGCAACAACCTGGGGATCAATCTACTGTACGACGGGATTAAAAACAAGGTGACAGCCCTTGAAACCATACTCGACACAACCGGATTCAACGCCTCTGAAACCGCTTTTGCAGGCGATGACCTTCCAGACATCTGCGTCATGGCACGGGTTGGGCTTGCCATAGCTGTGGCAGACGCAACAGACGAGGTCAAACAAGCAGCCCACCTGGTAACCCGTAAAAACGGGGGGGGTGGGGCCGTCCGGGAGGTGTGTGAACTAATACTTAAGACCAGGGGGGAATGGAATGACATCATCAACCGGTTCTCCCGATAA
- the lptC gene encoding LPS export ABC transporter periplasmic protein LptC, with translation MKRKINTPKRVRIVLVLLLFFLTAGIGGLYYKQRFFSGDLVLKKISVDSKATLLLNKMHQTSTRNSIKEWTLDASSAKLLKDENKAQMTDVRVVFFTDNAKEIHLSSTNGLLDTKTHDMSFSDNVVVTYDQYTLKTAELHYDKKRHILYSNVHISIMDKESILEADTMETDLDKNTTRLRGNVKGTFSETFNFFNGMGSDS, from the coding sequence ATGAAACGTAAAATCAACACACCCAAAAGGGTAAGAATCGTTCTGGTGCTGCTGCTGTTCTTTCTGACAGCAGGCATTGGTGGGCTCTACTATAAGCAGCGTTTTTTTTCTGGAGACCTTGTTCTGAAAAAGATTTCCGTCGACTCCAAGGCCACTTTGCTGCTCAACAAAATGCACCAGACATCAACGCGCAACAGTATTAAAGAATGGACCCTTGATGCCTCATCTGCAAAGCTTTTAAAAGATGAGAACAAGGCCCAGATGACCGACGTGCGTGTGGTCTTTTTCACCGACAACGCAAAGGAAATCCACCTTTCTTCGACAAATGGACTCCTGGATACCAAAACCCACGACATGAGCTTTTCCGACAACGTCGTTGTCACCTATGACCAGTACACCCTGAAAACTGCTGAGTTGCATTATGACAAGAAAAGACATATACTCTATTCAAATGTTCATATCAGCATCATGGACAAGGAATCGATCCTTGAAGCGGATACAATGGAGACAGACCTGGACAAAAACACGACCAGGCTCAGGGGAAATGTTAAAGGAACTTTCAGTGAAACATTTAATTTTTTTAATGGTATGGGCAGTGATTCTTAG
- a CDS encoding LptA/OstA family protein: protein MKHLIFLMVWAVILSPSLISAQTADNLQDRSLHITADAMTSERDSSFVAFTGNAVATSQDDVIHADAIKIFIYTEDERKKLSKTDEQNIKEIIATGNVTFTSQDQKAFADKAVYTTSTLVLTLTGDAPRVITGESFVTGKKITLFRSNGKVVVESGKDQRVEALFNPADKKKNKEGE from the coding sequence GTGAAACATTTAATTTTTTTAATGGTATGGGCAGTGATTCTTAGCCCGAGTCTTATTTCAGCCCAGACAGCTGACAACCTCCAGGACAGAAGCCTTCACATCACTGCAGACGCCATGACATCTGAAAGGGACAGCTCCTTTGTGGCGTTTACAGGCAATGCCGTGGCAACCAGCCAGGACGATGTCATCCATGCCGATGCCATAAAGATATTCATATACACGGAAGATGAGAGAAAAAAGTTAAGCAAAACCGACGAGCAGAACATCAAGGAGATCATTGCCACGGGGAATGTGACATTCACATCCCAAGACCAAAAGGCATTTGCCGACAAGGCTGTCTACACAACATCAACCCTTGTGCTGACTCTGACGGGTGACGCTCCCAGGGTAATCACAGGTGAAAGCTTTGTCACCGGCAAAAAAATCACCCTGTTTCGAAGCAATGGCAAGGTGGTTGTGGAGAGTGGGAAAGACCAGCGGGTCGAAGCACTGTTCAACCCCGCGGACAAAAAGAAAAATAAAGAGGGTGAATGA
- the lptB gene encoding LPS export ABC transporter ATP-binding protein, with amino-acid sequence MTRLALKNLVKTYNGRRVVNGVNIEVNPGQVTGLLGPNGAGKTTTFYMAVGMIKPDKGQVFLDHNDITDYPMYMRARNGIGYLPQEASIFRKLTVRQNITAILEVRPDVETNVNAKADRLMEELGIARLADQKASVLSGGERRRLEISRVLATDPLFILLDEPFAGIDPLAVSDIQKIITHLTELDIGVLISDHNVRETLGVCNFAYIMNQGEVIESGNPEKITSSEIARRFYLGDKFRL; translated from the coding sequence ATGACAAGACTTGCGTTGAAAAATCTTGTTAAGACCTACAACGGTCGAAGGGTAGTCAATGGTGTTAACATTGAGGTCAACCCTGGGCAGGTGACCGGCCTGCTGGGGCCTAACGGTGCCGGCAAGACAACCACATTTTACATGGCCGTTGGAATGATCAAGCCGGACAAGGGTCAGGTTTTCCTTGACCACAATGACATAACAGACTATCCAATGTACATGAGGGCAAGAAACGGCATCGGGTACCTTCCCCAGGAGGCATCCATATTCAGGAAACTCACCGTACGTCAGAATATTACAGCCATTCTTGAGGTCCGGCCCGATGTTGAAACGAACGTCAATGCCAAGGCAGACCGCCTCATGGAAGAGTTGGGCATCGCCCGTCTTGCCGATCAAAAGGCAAGCGTGCTCTCAGGCGGAGAACGAAGACGGCTTGAGATTTCAAGGGTGCTTGCAACCGACCCTTTGTTCATCCTTCTGGATGAACCCTTTGCCGGGATTGACCCCCTGGCCGTGTCAGACATACAGAAAATCATCACCCACCTCACTGAACTTGACATCGGGGTTCTGATATCTGACCATAACGTGAGAGAGACCCTTGGGGTGTGCAACTTCGCCTATATCATGAATCAGGGAGAGGTGATTGAATCGGGAAACCCGGAAAAAATCACCTCCAGCGAAATTGCAAGACGATTCTACCTTGGAGATAAATTTAGGCTCTGA